Proteins encoded within one genomic window of Minwuia thermotolerans:
- a CDS encoding isoprenyl transferase — MESALPPRHVAIIMDGNRRWAKARGLPRLEGHRRGAEAVRATVRAAAEIGIEYLTLFAFSSENWRRPAEEVDDLMGLLRHYLRRELAELHRNDVRVRVVGDREGLARDIQALIQQAEETTRGNTRLDLIIAVNYGGQAEIVHAARRLAGQASRGEISAEDIDEDMIRAGLYAPDVPDPELLIRTSGEQRLSNFLLWQAAYAELVFDDVLWPDFDREALERALATYGCRDRRFGGHIG, encoded by the coding sequence ATGGAATCCGCGCTGCCGCCGCGCCACGTGGCCATCATCATGGATGGCAACAGGCGCTGGGCGAAGGCGCGGGGCCTGCCGCGGCTTGAGGGGCATCGCCGGGGCGCCGAGGCCGTGCGCGCGACCGTGCGCGCCGCCGCCGAGATAGGCATCGAGTACCTGACCCTGTTCGCCTTCTCCTCGGAGAACTGGCGGCGTCCGGCCGAAGAGGTCGACGATCTGATGGGGCTGCTGCGCCATTACCTGCGACGGGAACTGGCCGAACTGCACCGCAACGACGTGCGGGTTCGCGTGGTCGGCGATCGTGAGGGGCTTGCCCGGGACATCCAGGCCCTGATTCAGCAGGCCGAGGAGACGACGCGCGGCAACACCCGGCTGGACCTCATCATCGCCGTCAACTACGGCGGCCAGGCAGAGATCGTCCATGCCGCGCGCCGGCTGGCCGGGCAGGCGTCCCGTGGCGAGATCTCGGCCGAGGATATCGACGAGGACATGATCCGCGCCGGTCTCTACGCCCCCGACGTGCCCGATCCCGAACTGCTGATCCGCACAAGCGGCGAACAGCGGCTCAGCAATTTCCTGCTCTGGCAGGCGGCCTATGCGGAGCTCGTTTTCGACGACGTGCTGTGGCCGGATTTCGACCGCGAGGCGCTGGAGCGCGCCCTCGCAACCTATGGCTGCCGCGATCGCCGGTTTGGCGGGCATATTGGCTAG
- the frr gene encoding ribosome recycling factor: MAELDLDDMKRRMAGAVDALKKDLSGLRTGRASAGLLDSVMVKVYGSEMPLNQVATVNVPEARMLSVQVWDRNNAGAVEKAIRESNLGLNPAGEGQIIRVPIPELTEERRREYTKVAGQYAEQARVAVRNIRRHAMDELKKQEKDGDISQDDHRLYADEVQTDTDQTIKEIDQLLEQKQQEIMQV, translated from the coding sequence ATGGCAGAACTCGACCTTGACGACATGAAACGCCGCATGGCCGGCGCGGTCGATGCGCTGAAGAAGGATCTGAGCGGACTGAGGACCGGACGCGCCTCGGCGGGGCTGCTCGATTCCGTGATGGTGAAGGTCTACGGCAGCGAAATGCCGCTCAACCAGGTGGCGACGGTCAACGTGCCCGAGGCGCGCATGCTTTCGGTCCAGGTCTGGGACCGCAACAACGCCGGCGCGGTCGAAAAGGCGATCCGCGAATCGAATCTCGGCCTCAATCCGGCCGGCGAGGGCCAGATCATCCGCGTGCCGATCCCCGAGTTGACCGAGGAACGCCGGCGCGAATACACCAAGGTCGCCGGCCAGTATGCCGAACAGGCGCGTGTCGCGGTGCGCAATATCCGCCGCCATGCCATGGACGAGCTGAAGAAGCAGGAGAAGGACGGCGATATCAGCCAGGACGACCATCGTCTCTACGCCGACGAGGTCCAGACCGATACCGACCAGACCATCAAGGAGATCGACCAGCTTCTGGAACAGAAGCAGCAGGAAATCATGCAGGTCTGA